A window of Natator depressus isolate rNatDep1 chromosome 3, rNatDep2.hap1, whole genome shotgun sequence genomic DNA:
ctctgggacctcatccaTCCTTCATGAGCtcttgaaggtttcagagtagcagccgtgttagtctgtattcgcaaaaagaaaaggaatacttgtggcaccttagagactaaccaatttatttgagcataagctttcgtgagctacagctcacttcatcggatgcatcatgaagtgagctgtagctcacgaaagcttatgctcaaataaattggttagtctctaaggtgccacaagtactccttttctttgagctCTTGAaggtaattgctaatggttctgagacgGCTTCAGCCAATTCCTTAAGTACCTTAGGGTGAGTGTCATGAGTCCCTGCTTACTTGAATACATCTGATTTATCTGATATtattaacctgttctttccctaattTGGCTTGCATTCCTGCCCTCTTGTTCTCActgttaattgtgttgagtatctgactgccattaacctttttagtgaagactgaagcaaaatagacattaaacaCATCAGCCTTCTTGATCCCTGGAGCCAGCCAGTCATcagttttctttattcttttcacATGATCAATAAcacccctctctgcctcctctcAGCCCAAATATGACACATGCAATAAAATGGTAATTGACTGGGAGCATTATAACATTCTCCTGCCTaatgcaaaaaaggaaaaaatatagcaAGTGCATGTTAGCGTAACTTTACTGCAGGTACGATGTTCTGCAGGTGTCATTACAAGCTATAGATCCCACTTCCCGCTGGGATAAATCCTGCAGGCCTTACTGAGGGAAAACACCTCTTAAAGTTTCTTAGGGGAGTTGAGAGACTGCAACTCTAGCTGGGCACTGCACGGGGCATACAGTGGAAGGTTCCGCATGCCCTCCTCATATCTTGCATCTGCATGAAGACTGGATAATCTCTGGCTCTGAATCACTGGCAATATTTGTGCAACCTGCCAGCTGCTTCTTCTATTGGCAGCTAGTGCCATGCTTGTCTTAGAACGGATCTTCATCTAAAAGTTAGAACTGATCTTCTGCGTAGACTACCTGCCTCCAAGCTGTAAGAAGCTATAGTGCTACCCTGGGGGGAGTGACATCCTTTCTGATAATTAATCCAGTCAAAGTCTCAATTCAAATCTCTAAAAGGAAATAAACATAAACTTTCAGACAATCCTCAGCCTTGAATCCCAGACCATTGTGTTGAGCATGTAGCTGCTTACCCCAGTAAGATACACTGGGAAATAGTACAACTGAGGCTATTTAGTAATAAATGTTCATTCAGTGCAGCCAGATGCTATTTCTaattaagaaaaataagaaatttCAAAGCAGTGAGAAGCAGCCAAAACATTCACAGTATAGtttgaaatgttaattttttccctctctttccctcAAACTCTGCAAGCTTGAAACTGGTCCCTTTTGTGAATTATTTGCACTAAATAGAGactattttcattgaaaaaatagGTCTTTCCTTTTTTTATAGCAACATTGTTTTTAGGAAAATGATGGAAATGTTACGATTTCATGTGCTTCTGCAGCCAAATTAACGTTTTAGTGTCATAGGGATGTGAAAATGGATAAAATTGCAGCAAATGTTATAATATCTAGTGtggcaaaactgcattttcactcagctctaaatGGAAGATGTCATTTGTCCcacaggccagtgggggctgggagcactcTACAGACTAAGGGTGCATGTTGCACCCATCCCCCTCCTGAGAAGAAGTACCCCTGGTTGTTCTACAGTGAACCGAATACCCAGGCAAACATTTGCATCAGTAATTAAAGACTCCAGAATGAAGCACGCTCATCATTCCTTAGGGCTTAATCctgcgaggtgctgagcactctggccccaattctcgcaaagcacttaagcttggGCTTAACTTTTAagtgtgtgagtagtcccactgaggtcaatagatttactcacatgagtaaaatggAGCAGTTACCtgcatgctttgctggattggagccagaCAGTTTcacactttgcaggatcaaggccatagCTAGAAGAAGACTAGCTGTAATGTGAGGCATaaaggaggcagagaagggaaGCAAATGAGACAGAAACAAGCAGATGCCTGAGGAccttcagaaaaggaaaaaacattcAGAACCACTTTTTCAAAATATGGCCTTATATATACGTGCACCATTTCTGAGCACTGTTACTAGTGCATGCCATCTCATGTGCACAAGTCcagactctgctctcactgaactAGTTTACATAAGTGTGAGTTAGGGAGAAGTTGGCTCTTATGATCTATTTACAGGTGCAAGCTGAGTGACCGTCAAGCACAAATATAGTTCATGCATGAAAATTCCATCATTTGCCTTCACAAGTGAAAGCTCTCAAAAACTGCATCTGGCAGTTATTTAAATGTGCACAAGCAGAAGACACGTGAAATGAAAATTGGGATCTAAAATATGAGGACTTTGTTGTCAAAATTGCTTCATAAACCAATAATGTAAGATTCTAATTCTAACCATATGGTATTTGTCTTTGAATCCACCATATCCACTCTGCATTAATATGTTGTAACTTTTGAGCTTTAGTATGTCCATCCCAGGGACATTTTTGCCTTGGGAAAGATTCTGACCATTTTAAGAATGAATCACTCATTTGCTCTTTCACCAGGCCAATCTCACAACTTTGTGAAGTACGACGACAAGTTAATCTCCGACTTGAACACCCCCTACGATTATGACTCAGTAATGCATTATGAGCCGTTATCCTTTAACAAAAATGAGAGTGTCCCAACAATCACTGCGAAAATACCAGCATTTAATGACGTTATTGGGCAGCGCTTGGATTTCAGCGCCGTTGACTTAGAAAGACTCAATCGCATGTACAACTGCAGTAAGTCCACACTGAGCCATTGTCAAGTGCTCCACATTTTTGGACTTTAACAGGATTTCTTTGCTCCCCCTTCATTTTTatgtctaaataaataaataaaaagacgaGAGAGCCAAATTGGGAGGAGCTATAGAAAACTTGTCCTCAGTTTACCTTACTGTGGGGATGAGTGATGTGTGGAGCAGGTTATTTTCCCCATCCCAATCCCTTTCTAGGTCTCTGCTGCCATTACTGCTTTTGAAGCAGTCCAGCAAGTGAATGAAAGACTTACACTCATCCAATTCTATGCCTCCTTTCATGTGTGCTTTATTCAGGGACCCCCCTCAATGAATTAACTTCTTCCTCCTTCAGATCCTTGCAGTTGTGACAACTCCAAGAAATCAGCCAATTGTCAGGCTGTGCATCAGTCAGGGATAGCTGATTTTATTTGCTACCTTCAGGAACCAGCAAGTTGTGTAATAGCTCCCTAAGGAATGATTTTGACTACTCAGGGAGGGTAAAGGTTGCAGGATTGTATATGGGCCGTATGATGTGTTGCATAGAAATGTATCCCTCAGGAAAAGCGTACAGAAGGGAAAAATAATTTGAACAGCATTATCCCAGTCTtccttaaaacacattttatttactaGAGTCTTCTTTGGATTTAACCATATGCATGTTCTTTCAGCTTCAACTCACACCCTTTTGGACCAGTGTGCTTTTGAGTTTGCCAATATCTGTGGCATGGTTCAGGGCACCGGAGATGACGCAGACTGGATCCATAAGAAGAGCAGCCTCAAGGGACAAGAAGACCACACGCTCCTCGGACGCTGCaaaggtaaaataaaaaataaatacggACCTGAGTAAAAGTTAGGGACCCCAAAGGTCACTTTGTTCATGCTTTAGCGAGGGTGACAGCTGTGTTTTAAAGAGAGCTTCAGACAGATGGTAACATTGCAGCCAACACTTGGAAAAACTTGGCAGCTGATCAAACTGAAAGGTACTTGAAAGCCAGGAAAAGCATGACTATCTTGGAGGATCCTGTTCTAAGGAAGGCTTGTTTGTTATGACCCTGGCCATGCTAGCACCCTTTTCCCTTTTCCCAGCACCTTGGCAATGTGCTTCCTTTTGATAATGAGGAACAAAGGTGCTGATATTACCAGTGCCAAATCAGAAGCTTTTTGCAACATACACTGCATTCTCTAGACCAGATCAGCAATATCAAAGAGGACAAAGAACACGTATTATGGTTTAACTAGAGGCATAATAAATATATGCTGGAATGTGACCTACCCTATCTACCTCTGTTTGATTAACAATGATTTTAGCACAACATAAGAGTGAAGAGTTGCACGCAAATCTCTGATAACTGTTACATTTGAAACATAAACGAAGTGTGAGGCGTGTTGAGGCTGGCACAGTCTCAGGTCAATATTTGGTTTCCTAAAGAATCAAACAACAATGATTTTTAAGGTCCTTCTATTCATGTGTTGAATGACAATTTTACACAAAATCCCCAGTTTTCTGTTTTTCAAACTAGTGGAATCACAAAAAAATGCAAAGTCAGTCCCTAGTATGAGCCAGTCACAGAGCCCGGCAGTGTCAGTCCAGGAGGAATTTGCTCACACATTAAAGAAAAATTCTCAAAGGCTTGTTTGACAActaaggacctgattttccactACGTAGTCAGGCAGAACTCCCTCAGACTTTGGGAAaatatgacttcagtgggaattttgcctaagTAAGAAGTGCAGGTGTAATGACCCTAAGCATGAGCCGCTATcatttgagctaaaggagcaATTCCATTTGCTGGCAGCTGTGGTATACTCTTATCCCcttatgtggaccagccactaaagTGAAGAAGACACGGAGACTCACACTCTCTCAGGAATGGTTACACAGGATCAGGTACAATTTAAACTAGGAATGGGAAATGATACTTGGAAGCAATCTAAGGGTCGTCAATAGAACAGCCTGCAGGCTTTCTTTGAATTCTTTCCCCTCCTGTGACAATCAATGTCCAGACACCCCAAGGAGAGAACAGGGGGGTCTGAACCCCAAgggataagcaattgaatcagcGGGTTCTACACAATGTTACAGAGTAGAACTGTAGGTTAAGTAAGGTCTTTCATGAAAAGCATGTAATGTCCGAAACTTGATGGTCATTAGGAGGTCAGCGAGGAGtccagtgacaccttaaagactaacagatttatttgggcataagctttcatgggtaaaaaacccacttcttcagatgtgagaggggtagccatgttagtctggatctgtaaaagcggcaaagagtcctgtggcaccttagagactaacagacgtattggagcataagctttcgtgggtgaatacccactttgttggatgcatCCGACGacgtgggtattcacccacgaaagcttatgctccaatacgtctgttagtctatgaggtgccacaggactctttgccacttcttCAGATGGTTATGAATGTATGCGTGGAGATATGTGTAGAACATTGTCCTAGTAACGAGGGTGCAGCTGCCGTGTCGCCTCCCACCAGGCAGGCGGGCAGGGCACCTCCCAGGCTAGCTGTTTACATGAAACTAACTCCAGGATGATGGTTGGTGGACTAAGGTTGCCTGGAGGGAGTTTCCCCACTCTCTGTAACCATGAATTCTCATAGTctgaaaggaagaggaaaaaactgCAAACCCCCCAGTTAAAAGGGAAGGAGTTTGAAGTGCAGGCTATGCAGAAACTCAGGGCCAGCATCTAAGCAAGGTGCTGTTCCTTAAAAACTGGATCCCCTCTAGGAcagagggcatgctgggaaactgttcagcAGCAATAGGTAACTTGTGTTAGAGAAGTGGATTTCGCTAATATTGAAGTGTAAAGTCTGAGGTTTCATCTCTATGGTTAAGTTCTGTGTAACTCGTtatgtgttttcttttccttgtgATTTCATCTctgaatctgtgatttttctattaaataaactttttgtttatttttaccctgAGCAGTTATCTGTTGACTGGGTCAGGTTGCGCTCCTTCTGGGATGATGATCCCAACAGAAAAAGTTCAAGTGTCTGGCTGTTAAGAACTCAGGGGATGGATATGGGGAGGCTCGGGAGCAGAAGGGTTATTGGGGTCACCCTACAAGGAGTAACTAGGTGGGTGGAAGCCCTTTATGCTTGAAGGCTGGCTGCTGGTATCGGAGTGCTGAGCTATTGCAGCATAGCATTAAGGCACCCAAAGTTATAaggcaggcagtgacagaaccccttTCCTGTCTGTGtgatccccaaaatgtcacacCCCTATTTTTTATTTCACAGGTGTAACTAAAGGGACTTTGGCTGTGTGACAGTACAGTCTAGTGACTAGAGAAAGACTGGGGTCAACCCCCTGGATACTATTCCTGGGTCTTCTGtgtagcctctctgtgcttcagtttccctgttGGTGACATGGGGATATGAGATAATACCTAAAAAGATGATGGCATTGTGAGGCTTAAGAAAAGCACCATGAACTGTACATGCAGCTGTTTCATCTGCACTGCACATACATTTATGCAACCGCAAGTCATATGCAGCAGGCAGAAAGATTAAGAAGAGGCAATAATTAATAATCaattactttattatttattaattaattattacttGTTAatcattaattaataaataattaattaatatttaataataaataattaaggcTCACTTTCTCTGTAGATGCTGGTTCTTTCATGTACTTCAGCACTAGCTCTGGCCAGGCAGAAGATATGGCTCTCCTAGAATCCCGGATCCTTTACCCAAAGAGAACTCAGCAGTGTCTCCAGTTCTTCTATAAGATCTCCGGAAGCCCCTTGGACAAGCTTGTCATCTGGGTTAGAAAGGACAATGGCACCGGGACTGTTAACATGCTGGTTAAAGTCAAAACCTTTCAAGGTATTTCTGAAAATATTAGACTACAAAAAATTGGGGTGGGTGAGGGATACCATAGTGTGTTTAGAAATGAGACAAACTGTTTCAGAAACACAAGAGTTTTCCTAAACCAATCAGGTCAGCATCTTGCTATCCAGGTAGGTATTCTGGAATCTGAGCACAACATACCTACTACGTGGATGGCTGTATGTAAGCCCTGGATGGTGAAATTCGGATGGTCCCAAACAATATAGGACACCATTTTAATGCTTTGGGTAAGAGCAAAGCAGGACTGTAAAAGATTTACATTTGCACCATGAGGCGTAATTAATCACTGTTCTCATGCAAATAGGAGCAATGATCCTCGGCATTGTTAATGCAAATAAGACCTTTCATTCCTGAGAACTTGCACATGTATTTGCTTCTAGAGCATTTTCCATGCAGAAAATTCATTAACTCCTTATTGCTTGCCAGTAGAACATGGTTCCAATGATTCACTGAATttaagtggtttcagagtagcagctgggttagtctgtattcgcaaaaagaaaaggaggacttttggcaccttagagactaaccaatttatttgagcataagcttttgtgagctacagctcacttcatcggatgcagagagctgtagctcatgaaagcttatgctcaaataaattggttagtctctaaggtgccacaagtcctccttttctttttgtgaatttaaGTGGCACCATCTAATACAAGTGCTTTGACATCAAACTTTAAACTTGTGTCTGAACAGAGAACACTTAGAGCATCCTGGGGTCAGCCTGGAATAATAGGGAAGGGCAAAGGGTTAGCTAACGAATGGTCTCAGTATGGACCACTCAAAGTCAGAGACCTAGTAGTCCATATTCTGATAGTATGTCAGTCATACTAAATAACACCTGACTTCATGAGCAATCCTGCTGATTTCAATGCACCTGACACGTAGAAATCAATTGGACTTCTCAAGGAGTCTTGTGCttctcagtgtgagtaaaggtatcagaatcCGGCTCTCCTACAACAGAAAGGGCAACATTCAGCCCTTGTGTCACTCTCACGACTGCCATAGAGTCACCTTGAGAAAGGATCTGACCCTGATGGTTTATTTTGAGATCACTTTAGACCAAGTTAAAAAAATGCAAACCCAAACATTGTTGAGAGTTGCCACTTTTTGTGGGTTTGCTCAACAGCACAAACTCAGCTATCGTGAAATGGTGCTGTTGTGGTGGCAATACCCAGGGAGTTTGGGGGACCTAGGAATATCCTGCAGGTGGGATTTTCAGGATGAAGGATTGTACCTTGGCAAAATCAGGGTGATATTGGGACAGCTGGTGCCAGCCTCCCTGGGCCTCTTGTTTGTCTCATTGACCTCTTACCTCTTGTCTTTCaaagtgtaagctctttgggttaGAGACTGCCATTTACTAAATATTTgtatggcacctagcacaatgggcccctggCCTAGCTGAGCTCTGGTGATACtgaaatataaatgtataataGCAACAACCTGAGATCTCCACCCTGCAGGGTTATGGGGAAATCCACATGTCTTAGTATGCGGTTTAAATAAGTGGTTGGAGAACAATAAATGTGCTACTAAAGACTTGTCCatgctacaaaattaagtcgactcAAGTCACTGTATAGATACCACTGTAATTCACGTCCATACTTCTTCTGTCGGTggtgcgcgtcctcaccaggagcgtccactgactgaagtggggcattgtgggacactgtCAGCTGGAGTCTGGCAGCCCCGCATGGGGATAAtatctgccccctgccccccacatcacCTTGGTGCTGATAGCCCAAGCTGTCAGCTGGATGCCAGGCTCACAGCTgggccccctccctcactccagCACTGACAGCTGCCTTGGCACTGACAGCCCGAGCTGTTAGCCGGGGACCAGGTGAGCCACGTGCTTGGCTGACAGCTCAGGCTGTCACgccagggtgtgggaggaggcgaCTGACAATTTGGGCGTTCAATGGTAGGGCGGGGGTGGGCCCTAACTGCATCGACATAAACACTATGCCTCTTCTGGAGGTGGAATCATGATGTTGGCATAGTGGGCCACTTACTTTGGCGGAAGCAGCATTCTAGCATAGATACTGACATTACTAGGTCAACGTAAGCCACCTTGTGCTGACTTAACTCTTTAATGTAGACCACGCCTAAGGTATATTGTTATTAATTGTGTCCCTTGTTCTCATTTCTTCCGGTAGGAGATAGCGACCACAATTGGAAAATTGCCCATGTGACCCTCAATGTTCAAGAGAAGTTCAGATACGTCTTCCAAGGATTCAGGGGCAATCCCAGCAGCTCATCTGGTGGAATTTTTATTGATGATGTCACCCTAACTGAGACACCATGCCCCCATGCTGTGTGGCTCATTCGGAACTTCACCCATATTCTCCAGACTTCTGTTTCAGGCTCTGTGATGCGTAGTCCCCGGTTTTATAGCCCTGAGGGTTATGGTTACGGTATATCTTTGTATCCTCGTGGCACATCTAATTCCTACTTTCCAGATTACACCCGCATTTCTTTTCACTTGTGCAGTGGAGAGAATGATGATGCTCTGCAATGGCCTGCTGAGAACAGACAAGCTATTTTAACGGTGCTAGACCAGTACCCTGACATCAGGAACAGGATGTCCTCAAGCAGGACCTTCACAACAGACAAGAGCCAAGTTTTGCCAGGTAAGTGGCTTTTGCATGAAAATGACTGAAACAGCATGCACAAGAGAAAGGGAGTGTGATTCAGTGGAGAGGGCATGGGACTTGGAGTCAGGAGGCCTACTTTCAATTCCCAGCTGTTCTATTACTTGGtcaggtgaccttgggcaagtcccttccccttttctgtgcctcagattccttatctgtaaaatgggaatagtaatACAAGCTCACCTGGGATAAAAATGTGCTTTATGAGTGTTAGGTGttcattaataattattatttattattatagggGCGAATGAGCCCAGAGATATATGAGTTTGACTCTAAATATAAAGTTCTTCAAAGCCAAGTCAAGACTCAGAATTCTGCCTGTGTTCTTAGAATGGGCTCAGGGATATCAGAATAATTCCAAGCTAGTGACAGGATCTGATGAGTGGTGTGTCAAAATGTGACATTGCAACACCACAAGAGCATCACCTTCCCGTGATGCACCTGACCAACTGAATGTGCAGATTTTGAGGTTTGGCAAACTTGAATACAGACAGCTTGGTTGCATTTAGATTGTCATCCAAAAACCATCACGCAAAGCATCCAAAGCATTTTATTTAACGAATAAAGTAGTTGGAAATCTGTGGGAGTTCTGAGTTACCATCATCCAGAGCACATCCAGTAATCCCCCCCATCCATATCTCTGTCTCCATCAATTGCCTCTTGCCTTacacttagattataaactctttggggaagagtaacagccgtgttagtctgtattcgcaaaaagaaaaggaggacttgtggcaccttagagactaaccaatttatttgagcataagctttcgtgagctgctcacgagctgctgtagctcacgaaagcttatgctcaaataaattggttagtctctaaggtcccacaagtactccttttctttggggaagaggcagtctttctgttctatgtttgtacaacacccaGCTGGTCCATGACTAGAACTCCTATGTGATattgtaataaaattaataataagaaCAATAAAGAGTTTGATGGCAAAGTAAAACCGCAACAGCTGAGTCCCCATCTCTCCATACCTTTCTCAGTATGATCTTTTctatattaatgtttttaattacaaAGATTTTTCACAGAACAATAATGATGGATAAAATCCAGAACCTCTAAACTCTCACACCTCTAAACCTCTAAACTTTCAAAATCTGAATCTGACTTTGTGGCATGACTTCACCACTAGTTTTTTAATGCAGAAAAAGTCCTTGTAATGCTTTAACATCTATCGCTGAATAACATTTGGTTCTAGGCTTTTTGCTGATTAAAAACAAGTCATGCATAATCCTATTATTTTGCAGATAAAAATGATACTTCAATGTGGGATAAACCATCTATTGTCGGAACATTCGACCCTTCATGCAAGTGTAATAGAAGCTTAGACTGGGGTTGGAGTAATTTCATCTCTCACAAACATCTGAGACAGAGGAATTTCCTGAAAAATGATGACCTCATTATTTTTGCAGAATTTAAAGGTGCAgaatcttttctttctcttcatagaatcatagaatatcagggttggaagagacctcaagaggttatctagtccaaccccctgctcaaagtaggaccaaccccaactaaatcaaactGAACAGGCTGTTCCTTCAATGTCAGTTCAGATGGCTATTCCAATAATGATTGTCATCAATCTCTGAGCCCCTTCTATTttgcagggccagatttttaatggtgtttaggtacctaaagatgcaggtaggcaCCTTGTGTGATTTTTCAAGAGCTCCTagatgtctaactcccattgatttcaataagagttaggcacctaggcatttttgaaaatcccagtgggTGGTTATCTGCATCTTTCGGTGcctagatacctttaaaaatctggcctgctGTGTCTGTTTGGAAAAGGATGTCTGGaattgaacacagtattccaagtAAGGATGTATAATTGATTGATGTAATGAGCTAGAATATTTTCAATAATCACCCCTGCTCCTAATTTCCGTCTTATGTCTTGATTGCTTATTTTTGGCTTGGGTGTCCATTTTTGGAAGGATATCTCTTTGATTGAATAACCTCTTGAACCTTGCCATTTAATCTTctggggtaacattttcagaatagcttaagtgatttaggagtctaaatttcATTTTCGAAAGTGACGGCATTTTAGAtccaaagtcccattgactttcaatggaaagGAAATCAAAATCCTTAGAAGACAAaatcattgactttcaatgggacgtAGGCTCCTaggccccagatcctcaaaggtatttaggcacctaatgcctACCGATTTCTGTGGGAGTTGGGtgtctaaatgcctttgaggttctgggcccaAGAGTTCTAATTttcttgaaaatgagatttagtctCCTATTTTGCTTGGACACTTGAAAATTTAATCCCCAACCTTCTCTTACATGCCTGCATGCTTCCTTTTCTGTTGAGGGGTATGCTTTCCTTCTGGGACACTCTGCGCAGGTTGCTTGAATAGCCTCCATCATGAGTCTAAAGGTTTTAATTTCCATTCTTTTGTCTTGGGGGTCAGCTAACTTCTTTACCCATCTCCAGTGtattactaagggcttgtctacacttgaacgctacagcagctgcaggtgcatcgctgcagtgttttaagtgtagacacaccctaagatgAGACTAGCCTATCCGCCTCTGTTCTTGTCCATTCTCtttccaagaagcaatcatttaatGTGTCGAGAAATTGCCACTCTAAACCTTGTTCCATCAGGACATTTGATCTGTTTATACCCAGCTAACTGAAAACACCATTGATTACTGTTTATTAGAATTCATTGCTTCTGTGACCTCCCTCAGCATTGTGCACTCCATTATAACCTTTCCCTCATCTGGAAGCTCGTAGAACAGCCCTGTTAATATCTTTCTATTGTTATTACGTGGGACTTGTATCCATACAGATTTGATGTTTGTCACTCCACCATGTTTCAGCAAAGCCCTTTATATTCTAATTCACCTATTTCTGCTTTAAGATCTTCCTTTAAATAGCGCCTCCAAACTTCATCAACTTTCTGTACCAGCAGTCTGGTTACACTTTGGTTAATGTGGAGCCTGAaaattccccagttcctaataaaatGAAACTCCTCTTGCTTATGCCATCTTGGCATCCATGTATTAAAACCTTGAAGTTTCCCCCCTTTAGCTAGCCCCATGTGAGGGCATTTCAGAGAAAGCTACCATAGAAGCCTTGCACTGAAGTCATTTGCC
This region includes:
- the MEP1A gene encoding meprin A subunit alpha → MVSTYFSSCLCLILCFAYCSTFSVRHLPKGEARDADAGELREDIPAINLAAGLNLFQGDILLPNERNALRNEAYRWKFPIPYILGDDLDLNAKGVILEVFEMFRLKSCVDFKPYEGERSYIRFQKSNGCWSMVGDRQTGQNLSIGQWCDHKAIVEHELLHAMGFYHEQSRTDRDDYVNIWWDEILPGQSHNFVKYDDKLISDLNTPYDYDSVMHYEPLSFNKNESVPTITAKIPAFNDVIGQRLDFSAVDLERLNRMYNCTSTHTLLDQCAFEFANICGMVQGTGDDADWIHKKSSLKGQEDHTLLGRCKDAGSFMYFSTSSGQAEDMALLESRILYPKRTQQCLQFFYKISGSPLDKLVIWVRKDNGTGTVNMLVKVKTFQGDSDHNWKIAHVTLNVQEKFRYVFQGFRGNPSSSSGGIFIDDVTLTETPCPHAVWLIRNFTHILQTSVSGSVMRSPRFYSPEGYGYGISLYPRGTSNSYFPDYTRISFHLCSGENDDALQWPAENRQAILTVLDQYPDIRNRMSSSRTFTTDKSQVLPDKNDTSMWDKPSIVGTFDPSCKCNRSLDWGWSNFISHKHLRQRNFLKNDDLIIFAEFKDLTYLKKTEVPIKPAQSITKDLILERQRRSALNTGSLEDWPSYMRDACDPNPCQNDGVCVNVKGKASCRCPSGNTFFYTGERCQAAQVHGNLLGMMVGGAAGTIVLIIIIVSMLTRR